The Setaria viridis chromosome 6, Setaria_viridis_v4.0, whole genome shotgun sequence genome contains a region encoding:
- the LOC117861000 gene encoding non-specific lipid-transfer protein C4 yields MATPGVSVVLAACLVVLVALGLGAGVAEAQGGGVGQCVPQLNRLLACRAYLVPGAPDPSADCCGALSAVSHECACSTMGIINSLPGRCSLAPVNCSA; encoded by the exons ATGGCAACGCCAGGCGTGtccgtcgtcctcgccgcgtGCCTCGTCGTCCTGGTGGcgctcggcctcggcgccggcgtggcagaggcgcagggcggcggcgtggggcagtGCGTGCCGCAGCTGAACCGGCTCCTGGCGTGCCGCGCGTACCTGGTGCCCGGCGCGCCGGACCCCAGCGCCGACTGCTGCGGCGCGCTCAGCGCCGTGTCGCACGAGTGCGCCTGCAGCACCATGGGCATCATCAACAGCCTGCCCGGACGCTGCAGCCTCGCCCCAGTCAACTGCT CTGCCTGA